A window of Thermosynechococcus sp. NK55a contains these coding sequences:
- a CDS encoding Fur family transcriptional regulator — protein MPPRRTRSQAIILDALRASGRSLSAQELFLELRQRHTPLGLATVYRTLDSLRINGEVQARPLPSGELVYSLVQQDQHYLTCLHCGTSIGIEQCPVQQLETALQESYHFKVFYHTLEFFGLCAKCQEMAQR, from the coding sequence ATGCCGCCGCGACGCACCCGTAGCCAAGCCATTATTCTCGATGCCCTTAGAGCCAGCGGCCGATCCCTCTCGGCGCAGGAGCTTTTTTTAGAACTGCGGCAACGACATACACCCCTAGGTCTGGCAACGGTTTATCGCACCCTAGATAGTCTGCGCATCAATGGTGAGGTGCAAGCACGCCCCTTGCCCAGTGGTGAACTGGTCTATAGCTTGGTGCAGCAGGATCAGCACTACCTCACTTGTTTACACTGCGGCACATCCATTGGAATTGAGCAGTGTCCTGTACAGCAACTCGAAACGGCGCTACAGGAGTCCTATCACTTCAAGGTTTTTTACCACACCCTGGAGTTTTTTGGCCTCTGCGCAAAGTGCCAAGAAATGGCGCAGCGCTAA
- the psaM gene encoding photosystem I reaction center subunit XII has protein sequence MALTDTQVYVALVIALLPAVLAFRLSTELYK, from the coding sequence ATGGCGCTGACCGATACCCAAGTTTACGTTGCCCTTGTGATTGCCCTGTTGCCTGCGGTACTGGCATTTCGGCTTTCCACTGAGTTGTACAAGTAG
- a CDS encoding HAMP domain-containing sensor histidine kinase, with translation MLWPASEEFAALCRTQLELVVNSLGASSLAVYLSETLNDSPSWSPVAVYPEAAPLLSVPIPPTLPPPTAAPETALSHYPQQVVSSLANQLILPLMYQNWVLGVLVAQRQHRPWLAAEQAQLQQVAQTLAIACLLDQRQQWLSHCRAHPLDQQQQRFDDLLHQLRNPVAAIRTFVKLLLKRLEPDHKGRPLAEGIAKETERLMALLEDYRQQRNDIPVFTGRQPLPLAGKPLDLAETLLPLISAAQARAEMEGKTFVVEIPPQLPPIWLEERVLQEVVGNLLDNAFKYTPQGGTIGLRLTLSPTALELTVWDTGCGIPKEVQPRLFERGYRGIQADSEIEGSGLGLAIAQDLLRPYGLNLRVTSPYAGDRGTAFTLAIPWQMEVEP, from the coding sequence ATGCTCTGGCCAGCCAGTGAAGAATTTGCTGCCCTCTGTCGCACCCAATTAGAACTCGTTGTCAACAGCTTGGGGGCCTCTTCACTGGCGGTCTACCTTAGTGAAACCCTCAACGACTCTCCCTCATGGTCCCCTGTTGCGGTTTATCCAGAGGCGGCACCCCTCCTGAGCGTACCCATTCCCCCGACACTACCACCGCCAACCGCAGCCCCAGAGACTGCTCTAAGCCATTACCCTCAACAGGTTGTCTCGTCCTTAGCCAATCAACTGATCCTGCCCCTGATGTACCAAAATTGGGTCTTGGGGGTACTGGTGGCACAGCGGCAACACCGTCCTTGGCTGGCAGCAGAGCAGGCACAATTGCAACAGGTGGCACAAACCCTGGCCATCGCCTGCCTCTTGGATCAACGGCAACAATGGCTCAGCCACTGCCGCGCCCACCCACTGGATCAACAGCAACAGCGCTTTGACGATCTGCTCCATCAACTGCGCAATCCCGTGGCCGCCATTCGCACGTTTGTCAAGCTCCTGCTCAAACGCTTGGAACCTGATCACAAGGGGCGTCCCCTCGCCGAAGGCATTGCCAAGGAAACAGAGCGGCTCATGGCACTGTTGGAGGACTATCGCCAACAGCGCAACGATATTCCCGTCTTTACGGGCAGACAGCCCCTACCCCTTGCGGGTAAACCCCTCGATCTAGCTGAAACTCTCTTGCCGCTGATCAGTGCCGCCCAAGCTCGCGCTGAAATGGAGGGTAAAACCTTTGTGGTGGAGATACCGCCTCAACTGCCGCCCATCTGGCTCGAGGAACGGGTGCTGCAGGAGGTTGTCGGTAATCTACTGGACAATGCTTTTAAGTACACCCCGCAAGGGGGCACGATTGGTCTGCGCTTGACGCTCTCGCCCACCGCCTTAGAGTTAACCGTTTGGGATACCGGCTGTGGCATTCCTAAGGAGGTGCAGCCGCGTCTTTTTGAACGGGGATATCGGGGGATTCAAGCGGACAGCGAGATTGAGGGGAGTGGTCTGGGCTTGGCGATCGCTCAGGATTTGCTGCGTCCCTATGGTCTAAACCTGCGGGTGACCAGTCCCTACGCAGGCGATCGCGGCACGGCCTTTACCTTGGCGATTCCCTGGCAAATGGAGGTGGAACCATGA
- a CDS encoding GH116 family glycosyl hydrolase produces MIEFANCAWTRAIGQGWENPYRVRYASNLDDGPWHGMPLGGFGAGCIGRSSAGDFNLWHLDGGEHIFGTLPACQFSLFEQGERTQAYALGTPPSDGRLSTWQWYPTGKGFYAARYPRSWFVYEGVFSAQITCEQFSPILPHNYQETSYPVAVFLWTFSNPTDQSLTLSLMFSWQNTVGWFRNTAPSSAIAIRDDGSPVYTYTPRWGQSDGNFNELIQTASFQGWRLRRMPHPNPPQEGDGEWAALIPTGLGEFFGCSRWQPEGDGAQLWQSFSVDGSLPFVHDPTPAAVGEQVAAAFALRFSLAPGARKQIPVVLAWDFPVTEFGKGVIYYRRYTDFWDRRGTNAVTLAAQALAAYATWQEQIRTWQAPILSHPDWPDWFKMALCNELYVLSSGGSLWSAASDRDPVGQFAVLECLDYRWYESLDVRLYGSFALLQLWPELEKSVMRAFARAIPTADPTLRIIGYFYRGDPETAYKAPRKLANAVPHDLGAPNEHPWEKTNYTAYQDCNLWKDLASDFVLLVYRDFLFTGGTDLDFARECWSAVVAALDYLKQFDQDGDGLPENGGAPDQTYDDWKLQGVSAYCGGLWLAALEAAIALGTILQQPQVETYRQWLSQARPRYHQLLWNGEYYRLDTGSGSDVIMADQLCGQFYAQLLGLVDIVPPDCCDRALRKIYDTCFLKFHNGQLGAANGLLPNGQPENPHATHPLEVWTGINFGLAAFLWQRGMTHEAWRLAEVVVRQIYENGLQFRTPEAITAKGTFRASMYLRPMAIWALALVSGGSQSA; encoded by the coding sequence GTGATTGAATTTGCCAACTGTGCTTGGACTCGGGCGATCGGCCAAGGCTGGGAGAATCCTTATCGCGTTCGCTATGCCAGCAATTTAGACGATGGCCCTTGGCATGGAATGCCCCTCGGTGGCTTTGGCGCTGGCTGTATTGGCCGTTCCTCCGCCGGGGACTTCAACCTCTGGCACCTTGATGGCGGAGAGCACATCTTTGGCACCCTGCCCGCCTGTCAATTTAGTCTTTTTGAGCAAGGAGAGCGGACACAAGCCTACGCCCTAGGAACTCCCCCGAGCGATGGCCGCCTCAGTACTTGGCAATGGTACCCCACTGGTAAAGGCTTCTACGCTGCCCGCTATCCCCGCAGTTGGTTTGTCTATGAGGGAGTCTTTAGCGCCCAGATCACCTGCGAACAGTTTTCACCGATTCTGCCCCACAACTACCAAGAAACCAGTTACCCTGTGGCGGTGTTTCTGTGGACATTCAGCAATCCCACAGATCAGTCCCTCACCCTGAGCCTAATGTTCTCGTGGCAAAATACCGTCGGTTGGTTTCGCAATACTGCCCCTTCTTCCGCCATTGCCATCCGCGATGATGGTAGCCCTGTCTATACCTACACGCCCCGCTGGGGTCAAAGTGACGGCAATTTTAATGAACTGATTCAAACGGCGTCTTTTCAAGGTTGGCGACTGCGGCGTATGCCCCACCCCAACCCACCCCAAGAGGGGGATGGCGAATGGGCAGCATTAATTCCCACAGGCCTTGGCGAGTTTTTTGGCTGTAGTCGCTGGCAGCCAGAGGGAGATGGGGCACAACTATGGCAATCATTTTCCGTGGATGGTTCCCTACCGTTTGTTCATGACCCCACCCCAGCGGCAGTGGGAGAACAGGTGGCCGCCGCTTTTGCCCTGCGCTTTTCCTTGGCACCGGGAGCAAGAAAACAAATTCCTGTGGTCCTAGCGTGGGACTTTCCCGTGACCGAGTTTGGCAAGGGGGTGATCTATTACCGTCGTTACACGGATTTTTGGGATCGCCGAGGGACTAATGCCGTCACCCTTGCCGCCCAAGCCCTCGCCGCCTATGCCACGTGGCAAGAGCAGATTCGCACTTGGCAAGCACCGATCCTCAGCCACCCCGACTGGCCGGACTGGTTCAAGATGGCACTGTGTAATGAGCTATACGTTCTCAGTAGTGGGGGGAGCCTCTGGAGTGCGGCCAGCGATCGCGATCCTGTGGGTCAGTTTGCCGTTTTAGAATGTCTTGACTACCGCTGGTATGAAAGTCTGGATGTGCGTCTTTATGGCTCCTTTGCCCTCCTGCAACTGTGGCCAGAGCTGGAAAAATCCGTGATGCGTGCCTTTGCGCGGGCCATTCCGACAGCGGATCCAACCCTGAGAATCATTGGCTACTTCTATCGCGGTGATCCCGAAACCGCCTACAAAGCGCCTCGTAAACTGGCCAATGCCGTTCCCCACGATCTCGGTGCTCCCAATGAGCACCCTTGGGAAAAGACCAACTACACGGCCTACCAAGACTGTAATCTGTGGAAAGATTTGGCCTCGGATTTTGTGCTGTTGGTCTATCGAGACTTTTTGTTCACTGGGGGGACAGATCTCGATTTCGCCCGTGAGTGCTGGTCGGCGGTGGTGGCAGCCTTAGACTATTTGAAACAATTTGACCAGGATGGCGATGGGCTGCCAGAAAATGGGGGTGCCCCGGATCAAACCTACGATGACTGGAAACTACAGGGAGTCAGTGCCTACTGTGGTGGCTTGTGGTTGGCAGCCCTAGAGGCGGCGATCGCCCTCGGCACGATTCTCCAACAACCGCAGGTGGAAACCTACCGCCAGTGGCTTAGCCAAGCTCGCCCCCGCTACCATCAACTGCTGTGGAATGGCGAGTACTATCGTCTCGATACGGGCAGTGGCTCCGATGTGATCATGGCGGATCAACTGTGTGGCCAGTTTTATGCCCAACTCTTGGGCTTGGTGGATATTGTGCCCCCCGACTGTTGCGATCGCGCCCTGCGGAAAATTTACGACACCTGTTTTCTCAAATTTCACAACGGCCAGTTGGGGGCTGCCAATGGTCTATTGCCCAACGGGCAACCTGAAAACCCCCACGCTACCCATCCCCTTGAAGTATGGACGGGGATTAACTTTGGCTTGGCCGCCTTTTTGTGGCAGCGGGGAATGACCCACGAAGCATGGCGTTTAGCCGAAGTGGTGGTACGGCAAATCTACGAGAATGGCCTGCAATTTCGGACGCCGGAGGCGATTACGGCCAAGGGTACCTTCCGTGCCAGTATGTACCTGCGCCCTATGGCTATCTGGGCACTGGCTCTTGTCAGTGGAGGCTCACAATCCGCCTAA